One stretch of Riemerella columbina DNA includes these proteins:
- the gldM gene encoding gliding motility protein GldM, producing MAKEKLSPRQKMINLMYLVFIAMLAMQINQEIIRSYNDTKDSLRESTLLTQSKNKIFEETLQQKAENSPDSFSQPYEQYKQLKIKLDALVKFIEGSKLEMQKFAGEEKGNQDFNFNALNNTDASTLYFFDKANENSPSKNAATLKSLMEDVKKTTLQIFPKNAQNKAIIERANTSFNTDKVRGKDWLLSKFYNQPLVAALANLEVIQSEARNLQSDALANMLKEKVDADIKFNAFEAIVAAPTVILQGDKAEAKVVVGTYASSVPGMTISGVDRTANGQGFKALNTSSVGDFTFNGEIKFLDANNKEIKLPFSHSYRVIAGPKEVALQSGAVVSADKMNVLYRGVDNPVSATMLGVDNSAVKLSAAGASVSGGRGKWVIRPGAGNMVNITVSGTLPNGKATTATFPFRVKSVPAPQGQIRGQNVVSMPASSIKNQTVSAAIPDFEFPVSFTVTGFRVKVPGKAAAFVSGNNLSSIAGQTANLRAGDVVYVYDIQATASGLGGQMLKNISPVVINVQ from the coding sequence ATGGCAAAAGAAAAATTATCTCCGCGTCAGAAGATGATTAACCTGATGTATTTGGTCTTCATTGCAATGTTGGCAATGCAGATTAACCAGGAAATCATCCGCTCTTATAATGATACCAAAGACTCATTAAGAGAGAGCACGCTACTGACGCAGTCTAAAAATAAAATATTTGAAGAAACCCTTCAGCAGAAAGCAGAAAACTCTCCAGACTCTTTCTCTCAACCTTATGAACAGTATAAACAACTGAAAATCAAGCTAGATGCTTTGGTGAAATTCATTGAAGGTTCAAAGTTAGAAATGCAAAAATTTGCAGGTGAGGAGAAGGGCAATCAAGATTTTAATTTCAATGCTTTAAACAATACAGATGCTTCTACGCTCTATTTCTTCGATAAAGCGAATGAAAATAGCCCAAGCAAAAATGCAGCAACATTAAAATCTTTAATGGAAGATGTGAAGAAAACCACACTCCAGATTTTCCCTAAAAATGCTCAAAACAAAGCGATTATAGAGAGAGCCAACACCTCTTTCAACACGGATAAAGTAAGAGGTAAAGATTGGTTGTTGTCTAAATTTTATAACCAACCATTGGTGGCAGCATTAGCCAATTTAGAGGTGATCCAGTCTGAAGCTCGAAACTTGCAGTCAGATGCGTTAGCCAATATGTTGAAAGAAAAAGTAGATGCCGATATCAAGTTCAACGCTTTTGAAGCCATTGTAGCTGCACCAACGGTTATCTTACAAGGCGACAAAGCGGAAGCGAAAGTGGTGGTGGGCACCTATGCCAGTTCTGTACCTGGAATGACCATTTCTGGTGTAGATAGAACAGCGAATGGTCAAGGATTTAAGGCGCTCAATACCAGCTCGGTAGGTGATTTTACATTCAATGGCGAAATCAAGTTTTTAGATGCCAACAATAAAGAAATTAAACTGCCGTTTTCTCACTCATATCGTGTAATAGCAGGGCCTAAAGAAGTAGCGCTACAAAGCGGTGCAGTGGTATCTGCGGATAAAATGAATGTCCTTTATCGCGGTGTAGATAACCCCGTTTCTGCCACGATGTTGGGCGTAGATAATTCTGCGGTTAAACTCTCTGCAGCAGGAGCTTCGGTTTCTGGAGGTAGAGGCAAATGGGTGATTCGCCCAGGCGCTGGGAATATGGTCAATATTACCGTTTCTGGAACTTTACCGAATGGTAAAGCTACTACGGCGACATTCCCTTTCCGTGTGAAGAGTGTGCCTGCACCTCAGGGGCAAATTAGAGGGCAAAATGTGGTGTCTATGCCAGCAAGTTCTATTAAGAACCAAACGGTATCGGCAGCTATTCCAGATTTTGAGTTCCCTGTGAGCTTCACTGTAACGGGCTTCCGTGTGAAAGTACCAGGTAAAGCCGCCGCTTTTGTGAGTGGGAATAATCTAAGCTCTATTGCGGGACAAACGGCTAACCTAAGAGCGGGAGATGTGGTCTATGTTTATGATATTCAGGCAACGGCTTCTGGCTTAGGAGGACAAATGCTGAAAAACATTTCACCTGTGGTGATCAATGTACAATAA
- the gldN gene encoding gliding motility protein GldN, producing MKKIILSTLLLASGFTWAQNILNAKSPEEFRRLREENKEKVGDSIVSTRVEPLNYGFIEDKDILRSMVVWEIIDMNEKINQPFYYNSDGLVSQNKSLYQLLLDGINSGKIKEVYDDEIFTVRLSPEQIQQRMSRVVTSDWLIDKINSGETISEEDKKAGTDVFETKSDQVKLLKIKGMWYIDRRDGQMKYRLLGIAAMGPDPQTMGQQFADKEELIDLFWVFYPDAREITANATVFNNKNLSSDISFDDILNARRFSSIIYKSENGMGNGVIKDYIPNDAEAQLEESDRIKNQILEMENDMWNY from the coding sequence ATGAAAAAAATCATTTTAAGCACTTTGCTATTGGCTTCTGGTTTTACATGGGCACAGAATATTCTGAATGCCAAATCTCCAGAGGAATTCCGCCGATTGAGAGAAGAAAATAAAGAGAAAGTAGGAGATTCCATCGTTTCTACGCGTGTGGAGCCTCTAAACTACGGCTTTATAGAAGATAAAGACATCCTTAGAAGTATGGTGGTTTGGGAGATTATTGATATGAATGAGAAAATCAATCAGCCATTTTATTATAATTCTGATGGTTTGGTTTCTCAGAATAAATCCCTTTATCAGTTGTTGTTAGATGGCATCAATAGCGGTAAAATTAAAGAAGTTTATGATGATGAAATATTTACAGTAAGGCTTTCTCCAGAGCAAATTCAGCAAAGAATGAGCCGTGTGGTAACTTCGGATTGGTTGATCGATAAAATCAATAGCGGTGAGACCATCTCTGAGGAAGATAAAAAAGCTGGAACCGATGTTTTTGAAACGAAATCTGATCAAGTTAAGTTGCTTAAAATCAAAGGGATGTGGTACATAGACCGTAGAGATGGACAGATGAAATACCGTTTGTTGGGCATCGCAGCTATGGGACCAGATCCACAGACCATGGGGCAGCAGTTCGCAGATAAAGAAGAACTGATTGATCTTTTCTGGGTATTCTATCCAGATGCCAGAGAAATCACAGCCAACGCCACGGTTTTCAATAACAAAAATTTATCGTCAGACATCAGTTTTGATGATATTCTGAATGCCAGAAGATTTTCTTCTATTATCTATAAATCTGAAAATGGTATGGGGAATGGTGTGATTAAAGATTACATCCCTAACGATGCCGAAGCGCAGTTAGAAGAAAGCGACAGGATTAAAAACCAAATTTTGGAAATGGAAAATGATATGTGGAATTACTAA
- a CDS encoding NAD(P)/FAD-dependent oxidoreductase, with protein MENVDYIIVGDGYAALFFAHQLIKNQHSFKLYSSGKKGASQVSAGIVNPVVLKKFTTFWKAQEQLDQLRQTLGEMKTYLHEDFLIEEPIHRIFHDEKEKELWLKKRAKHPELQPFLNPDFKTLEGIENPFGTGEVWQSARLNVSQFFSIFLDYLKNKQYLVEAAFDYEKLNPEAQTYEGFHYRHLIFAEGMGVLENPYFKNIAVHANKGHHLSLELSTQLPSAETIKKKHFLFPLSQGGYYYGGTYDREATSQDIDETAVAQLKSGLEAIYPHDYRITAVHYGFRPTVKDRRPLLGAHQDFPQLYVFNGLGARGVLNGCYFSEWLYRFIEYQQPLPKEVLWQRF; from the coding sequence ATGGAAAATGTAGATTATATCATTGTGGGAGATGGTTATGCGGCTTTGTTTTTTGCCCATCAGCTCATCAAAAACCAACATAGTTTTAAGCTTTACTCTTCGGGGAAAAAAGGCGCTTCGCAAGTGTCGGCAGGTATTGTTAATCCTGTGGTTTTAAAGAAATTTACGACCTTTTGGAAAGCACAAGAGCAATTAGACCAACTTCGGCAAACTTTGGGAGAAATGAAAACTTATCTCCATGAAGATTTTCTTATTGAAGAGCCTATCCATCGTATTTTCCACGATGAAAAAGAGAAAGAATTATGGCTAAAAAAGCGTGCCAAGCATCCAGAATTGCAACCTTTCCTCAATCCTGATTTTAAAACTTTGGAAGGCATAGAAAATCCCTTTGGCACGGGTGAAGTTTGGCAATCAGCGAGGTTGAATGTTTCACAATTTTTTAGCATATTTTTAGATTATCTTAAAAATAAACAATATTTAGTTGAAGCGGCTTTTGATTATGAAAAACTTAATCCAGAAGCTCAAACTTATGAAGGCTTTCATTATCGGCATCTCATTTTTGCAGAAGGAATGGGCGTTTTGGAAAATCCTTATTTTAAAAATATCGCGGTTCACGCCAACAAAGGGCATCATTTGAGCCTTGAACTTTCCACACAGCTACCTTCGGCGGAGACGATTAAGAAGAAACATTTTTTATTTCCACTAAGTCAGGGCGGTTATTATTATGGCGGTACCTACGACCGTGAGGCGACCTCGCAAGACATTGATGAAACCGCCGTGGCACAGCTAAAATCTGGCTTAGAAGCCATTTATCCTCACGATTATCGCATCACCGCTGTCCATTATGGTTTTAGACCCACGGTAAAAGATCGCCGACCGCTTTTAGGGGCTCATCAGGACTTTCCGCAACTCTATGTGTTCAATGGATTGGGCGCCAGAGGCGTTTTGAACGGTTGCTATTTTTCGGAATGGCTTTATCGGTTTATAGAATACCAACAACCATTACCCAAAGAGGTGCTATGGCAACGGTTTTAG
- a CDS encoding TonB-dependent receptor: protein MNKNKQMLLWLGLCMPLVVFSQKTDIKTKTIDTIRIGKGMPIGNITHHNNIAKTYVGGSLADAISHTPGIEMVQSGAQISKPIIEGLKNNRILVVADGVKLLGQDWSDQHSIDADVSEFQHIKIIKGAKSVQYGAGALGGVILLEPKKWSYTQKLKGSVGLAGSSNDGRTMLNATLQGSFKNRWAWQVQQSYQRAGDYKTRDYYVNNTGIYQHNTAATLGYRSNGFQSKIALSKLTAQNGVFYGASTGNTDELQDRILLGQPTETLPFSYQIQAPKQNVEHWVLNYTGQIQFNTQHKVELKYHFQKNLRKEFEIRRGDRTSIPTQDLVLESHHLEGAWLYQKPNFSTKMGVQYLNQNNYNKAGTGVAPTIPNYKLHNYGAYIISDFQKNKWKASLGMRYDYRSTNALGYNWLGDLYGGQKSFSNFSYDVVLDYQFNQHWHYLTDLGMAWRSPEPYELYVNGKEHGLPIYYVGNTDLKSERGLKWTNKLEYQIPKFSFGISAFVQPIKNYIYTKPQRQYKQLFSGPAFIFNMVQTQALFRGGDITVKWQPTTILEYNANAALTIANDVITKGYLPMVPPLSTYQEILWYVPNSIMKQFYISLNHRYYAEQHRFDPQQDLTDTPPSAYHLLGLQLGSEFYYHQNKTCFILLKVNNLTNQLYKSYTDHFKYFAHGRGLDIQLKMTINF, encoded by the coding sequence GTGAATAAAAATAAACAAATGTTGTTGTGGTTAGGGCTTTGTATGCCTTTGGTAGTTTTCTCCCAAAAAACGGATATAAAAACTAAAACCATAGATACCATTCGTATTGGCAAAGGTATGCCAATAGGGAATATTACGCATCATAATAATATTGCCAAAACCTATGTCGGTGGCTCTTTAGCAGATGCCATTAGCCATACTCCAGGGATCGAAATGGTTCAGTCTGGTGCCCAAATTTCTAAACCCATTATTGAAGGATTAAAAAATAATAGAATTTTGGTGGTAGCGGATGGTGTAAAGTTGTTAGGGCAAGATTGGTCTGACCAGCATAGCATAGATGCTGATGTTTCTGAGTTTCAACATATCAAAATTATTAAAGGTGCTAAAAGCGTTCAATACGGTGCGGGGGCTTTGGGAGGCGTTATTTTATTGGAGCCCAAAAAATGGTCTTATACTCAAAAATTGAAAGGTAGTGTAGGGCTTGCAGGGAGTTCCAACGATGGAAGAACAATGCTCAATGCGACGCTCCAAGGAAGTTTCAAAAATCGGTGGGCGTGGCAAGTTCAGCAAAGTTATCAACGGGCTGGCGATTATAAAACAAGGGATTATTATGTTAATAATACGGGGATTTATCAGCACAACACCGCCGCTACGTTGGGGTATCGGTCAAATGGGTTTCAAAGTAAAATCGCCTTGTCTAAACTGACCGCACAGAATGGTGTTTTTTATGGCGCTTCAACAGGTAATACCGATGAGTTACAGGATAGAATTCTTTTGGGGCAACCAACGGAAACACTGCCTTTTTCATATCAAATCCAAGCGCCTAAGCAAAATGTGGAGCATTGGGTATTGAATTACACAGGACAAATTCAGTTCAATACCCAACATAAAGTAGAACTTAAGTACCATTTTCAGAAGAATTTAAGAAAGGAATTTGAAATCAGGCGAGGGGATAGAACTTCTATTCCTACCCAAGATTTAGTTTTAGAATCCCATCATTTGGAGGGTGCTTGGCTCTACCAAAAACCAAATTTTTCTACGAAAATGGGGGTGCAGTACCTCAATCAAAATAATTATAATAAGGCAGGAACAGGGGTGGCACCAACTATTCCTAATTATAAATTACATAATTATGGAGCTTATATAATATCAGATTTTCAAAAAAATAAATGGAAGGCATCATTAGGAATGAGGTATGATTATAGATCTACTAATGCATTGGGCTATAATTGGTTAGGTGATTTGTATGGTGGGCAAAAATCATTCTCTAATTTTTCCTATGATGTAGTTTTAGACTATCAGTTCAACCAACATTGGCATTATCTAACAGATTTAGGAATGGCGTGGCGAAGCCCAGAACCCTACGAACTTTATGTTAATGGAAAGGAGCACGGCTTGCCCATTTATTATGTGGGCAATACTGATTTAAAATCGGAAAGAGGGCTTAAATGGACGAATAAATTAGAATATCAAATTCCTAAATTTTCATTTGGAATATCAGCTTTTGTTCAACCGATTAAAAACTATATTTATACCAAGCCACAGAGGCAATATAAACAATTGTTTTCTGGTCCAGCTTTTATATTTAATATGGTGCAAACCCAAGCCTTGTTCCGAGGTGGCGATATTACTGTGAAATGGCAACCTACAACTATTTTGGAATACAATGCTAATGCTGCATTAACTATAGCCAATGATGTAATAACAAAAGGTTATTTACCGATGGTTCCGCCATTGTCAACTTATCAAGAAATTCTATGGTATGTGCCGAATTCTATAATGAAACAGTTTTATATTTCTCTCAACCATCGTTATTATGCAGAGCAGCATCGGTTTGATCCTCAGCAAGATCTTACGGACACACCGCCCAGTGCTTACCATTTATTAGGGCTACAACTGGGGAGTGAGTTTTATTATCATCAAAACAAAACTTGCTTTATTCTTCTGAAAGTGAATAATTTAACCAATCAATTGTATAAAAGTTATACCGATCATTTTAAATATTTTGCACACGGTAGAGGCTTAGATATTCAACTGAAAATGACAATCAATTTTTAA